The Paenibacillus sophorae genome has a segment encoding these proteins:
- a CDS encoding HAD family hydrolase, whose translation MIKGLIFDFDGTIIDTETAWYTAFQEAYKEHEVDLTLEQYSTCIGTSLNSFNPYEYLMTDLKLDIDKDEFRKAVRQRHSELMELQAVRPGIQHYLDSAKAAGLKIGLATSSDRNWIDKYMDQLGIREYFDCICTADDVENVKPDPELYQQALSCLGLKPEEAVAIEDSPNGSKAAAAAGLDCVVIPNEITGFLKFETPHHKIESLSHLDFDHVLTRRCFQDMNLQVQAR comes from the coding sequence TTGATCAAAGGACTGATTTTCGATTTTGACGGAACGATTATCGATACGGAGACGGCTTGGTACACCGCATTTCAGGAAGCCTATAAGGAACATGAGGTTGACCTGACGCTGGAACAGTACTCAACTTGCATCGGAACAAGCCTGAACAGTTTTAATCCTTACGAATACCTGATGACCGATTTGAAGCTTGATATTGACAAAGATGAATTCAGAAAGGCTGTCCGGCAAAGGCACAGCGAGCTGATGGAACTGCAGGCAGTACGTCCGGGCATTCAGCATTATCTGGATTCGGCCAAAGCAGCCGGACTGAAGATTGGGCTTGCCACCAGTTCGGATAGAAATTGGATTGACAAGTATATGGACCAGCTTGGCATCCGCGAATATTTCGATTGTATCTGTACCGCGGACGATGTCGAGAATGTAAAACCCGATCCGGAATTGTACCAGCAAGCACTGTCCTGTCTCGGTCTGAAGCCTGAAGAGGCTGTGGCTATTGAGGATTCACCGAATGGCTCCAAAGCTGCGGCGGCGGCCGGCCTTGATTGTGTCGTGATTCCAAACGAAATCACAGGTTTTCTTAAATTTGAAACTCCGCATCATAAAATAGAAAGTTTATCACACCTCGATTTCGACCATGTGCTTACCCGCCGCTGTTTCCAAGATATGAATCTCCAGGTTCAAGCCCGCTGA